Proteins from a genomic interval of Anolis sagrei isolate rAnoSag1 chromosome 1, rAnoSag1.mat, whole genome shotgun sequence:
- the TENT5A gene encoding terminal nucleotidyltransferase 5A, whose translation MADEASPLPSPSDGSPPLPPPPPLPPASPSSPSSSSSSSCGCCCCGAEGGRRCSVLSWAQVQRLDRLLGEPIPIHGRGNFPTLSVQPRRIVDAVRGRLEERRIGVRDVRLNGSAASHVLHQDSGLGYKDLDLIFCADLKGEAEFQTVKEVVLDCLLDFLPEGVSKEKITPLTLKEAYVQKMVKVCNDSDRWSLISLSNNSGKNVELKFVDSLRRQFEFSVDSFQIKLDSLLLFYECSENPMTETFHPTIIGESVYGDFQEAFDHLCNKIIATRNPEEIRGGGLLKYCNLLVRGFRADSESEMKSLQRYMCSRFFIDFSDIGEQQRKLESYLQNHFVGLEDRKYDYLMTLHGVVNESTVCLMGHERRQTLNLITMLAIRVLAEQNIIPNVANVTCYYQPAPYVADANFSNYYIAQVQPMFPCQQHTYSTWLPCN comes from the exons ATGGCGGACGAGGCAAGCCCCCTCCCCAGCCCCAGCGACGGCTCGccgccccttcctcctcctcctcctcttcctcccgcttcgccttcctccccttcctcctcttcgtccTCGTCCTGCGGGTGCTGCTGCTGCGGCGCGGAAGGCGGGCGGCGTTGCAGCGTGCTGAGCTGGGCGCAAGTGCAGCGCCTGGACCGGCTGCTAGGCGAGCCCATCCCGATCCACGGGCGCGGGAACTTCCCCACGCTCTCGGTGCAGCCGCGGCGGATCGTGGACGCGGTGCGGGGCCGGCTGGAGGAGCGGCGCATCGGCGTGCGGGACGTGCGCCTCAACGGCTCGGCCGCCAGCCACGTCCTCCACCAGGACAGCGGCCTGGGCTACAAGGACCTCGACCTCATCTTCTGCGCCGACCTCAAGGGCGAGGCCGAGTTCCAGACCGTCAAGGAGGTCGTGCTCGACTGCCTCCTCGACTTCCTCCCCGAGGGCGTCAGCAAGGAGAAGATCACCCCGCTCACCCTCAAG GAGGCCTATGTGCAGAAAATGGTGAAAGTGTGCAATGATTCAGACCGATGGAGTCTTATCTCCTTGTCCAACAACAGTGGCAAAAATGTGGAGCTGAAGTTTGTGGACTCTCTGAGGAGGCAGTTCGAGTTCAGTGTTGATTCTTTCCAGATCAAGCTAGATTCTCTCCTCTTGTTCTATGAATGTTCTGAAAACCCAATGACCGAAACTTTCCACCCAACTATCATTGGGGAGAGCGTTTACGGGGATTTCCAAGAAGCCTTTGATCACCTTTGCAACAAGATCATTGCCACCAGAAATCCAGAAGAGATCAGGGGAGGTGGTCTGCTGAAGTACTGCAATCTCCTCGTAAGAGGCTTCAGGGCTGACTCCGAATCGGAGATGAAGTCTCTCCAGAGATACATGTGCTCGAGGTTTTTCATTGACTTTTCAGACATTGGGGAGCAGCAACGGAAGTTGGAGTCATACTTGCAGAACCACTTTGTGGGGCTGGAGGATCGCAAGTATGACTATCTCATGACCCTCCACGGGGTGGTGAATGAAAGCACGGTGTGCCTGATGGGACATGAAAGGAGACAGACTTtaaatctgatcaccatgctggcCATCCGGGTTCTGGCCGAGCAAAACATCATCCCCAACGTGGCCAATGTCACTTGCTACTACCAGCCAGCCCCATACGTAGCAGATGCCAACTTCAGCAACTACTACATTGCCCAGGTTCAGCCAATGTTCCCGTGCCAGCAGCACACATACTCCACTTGGTTGCCCTGTAATTAA